Proteins encoded within one genomic window of Psilocybe cubensis strain MGC-MH-2018 chromosome 2, whole genome shotgun sequence:
- a CDS encoding Pepsin A, translating into MHAPYNASLAGQQAGMNTTSTHEAHSPNLVADISWEQDATEVTLEIPPILASSGQAKMPLTDMMSGPTNLDTLYYGPLRFGTPPQELTVDVDTGSADLWVPSGCAACSNKQFNKQSSSTYSESGSTFDGSGGVSAVLSTDVVTLQGLSIHNQSFGTVTRESDDFNSYPNSGLLGMAFGSIAASGKPTFFENLINEKQLAAPIFSVHLERGEENGSEICFGCVNDDKMIGKVHWIPVVSKTYWSVALERVSATPTAVIDSPGVVAAIDTGTTLIYLPRNIATELYGLIPASKPAPQYGPGKTIT; encoded by the exons ATGCATGCTCCGTACAATGCATCCCTCGCAGGACAACAAGCCGGCATGAACACGACCAGCACTCATGAAGCACATTCTCCTAACCTTGTAGCCGACATATCATGGGAGCAAGATGCAACAGAAGTAACGCTCGAAATACCACCTATATTGGCTTCATCCGGCCAGGCAAAAATGCCTCTAACGGATATGATGTCTGGGCCAACGAATCTGGACACGTTATATTATGGACCGCTTCGATTTGGAACGCCGCCGCAAGAGCTGACTGTTGATGTCGATACAGGCTCCGCTGATCTTTGGGTTCCGTCTGGATGTGCCGCCTGTTCAAACAAGCAATTCAATAAGCAATCGAGTTCTACGTATTCTGAGAGTGGATCGACGTTCGAT GGATCAGGAGGCGTTTCCGCCGTGTTATCAACAGACGTTGTCACACTCCAGGGACTTTCTATACATAACCAATCCTTTGGTACAGTGACTCGGGAATCGGACGACTTCAACTCGTATCCAAATAGTGGTCTCCTTGGGATGGCATTTGGTTCTATTGCGGCCTCCGGAAAGCCGACATTTTTTGAGAATTTGATCAATGAGAAGCAGCTGGCTGCACCTATATTTTCTGTTCACCTGGAAAGAGGTGAAGAAAATGGATCCGAG ATTTGTTTTGGATGTGTAAATGACgacaagatgattggaaAAGTCCACTGGATCCCTGTGGTGTCCAAG ACATACTGGTCTGTAGCTTTGGAACGCGTGTCGGCGACACCAACAGCCGTCATAGACTCACCCGGCGTTGTTGCT GCTATAGATACAGGTACAACTCTGATCTATTTACCACGGAATATTGCAACAGAGTTATATGGCCTG ATTCCTGCTTCCAAGCCGGCGCCTCAATATGGACCAGGTAAAACTATTACTTGA
- a CDS encoding hypothetical protein (Uncharacterized protein C2F7.02c) encodes MSHADHSPRQDTDANPPSSTSPPDAPTDDHSQSLPAPPASTSNGQHSPNTLPSASPNGPKITSPSEHTQDASTQHSAVPPSALNGMSGSQNTHVNGANSQTPPRTQRPSFFSKLFRILVPCVSPSPSSHPVELPETVAKAPEPEKVDSKPEEEEKSAPSETTLPQDTLRVEPTKPTISTDSRPITPTAENAEVILPPTPTTHLLPPEETEGMTSGAVQPPGSKGDTPTHEKSHSAVHHPVDSADGNESEGTSYTEEELEEAEDEEDRLIFNGGAGIPIGPDGVPRPLLPPISPQHAGRKCLVLDLDETLVHSSFKSISQADYVVPVEIEYHWHNVYVIKRPGVDNFLKKMGEIYEIVVFTASLSKYADPVLDKLDIHQVVSHRLFRESCYNHKGNYVKDLSQLGRPIADTIILDNSPASYIFHPNNAVPVSSWFNDPHDTELTDLVPFLTDLSAVDDVRGILDGAR; translated from the exons ATGTCGCACGCGGACCACAGTCCCCGACAGGACACCGACGCCAACCCACCCAGCTCGACATCTCCCCCCGACGCACCCACCGACGACCACAGCCAATCTCTCCCCGCCCCTCCCgcttccacctccaacgGCCAGCACTCTCCCAACACCCTACCCTCTGCATCACCCAACGGCCCAAAAATTACCTCCCCATCAGAGCACACCCAGGACGCGTCTACCCAGCATTCCgcagttccaccctccgcTCTCAACGGCATGTCTGGTTCCCAAAACACACACGTCAATGGCGCCAATTCGCAGACTCCCCCACGCACCCAACGCCCCTCATTTTTCTCCAAGCTCTTTCGCATTCTCGTCCCGTGTGTATCTCCCTCACCCTCGTCTCATCCAGTAGAGCTTCCCGAAACTGTCGCAAAGGCGCCCGAACCTGAAAAAGTCGACTCGAAAcccgaggaggaggaaaagtCGGCTCCTTCTGAAACTACCCTACCACAGGATACCCTACGAGTTGAACCTACAAAACCTACTATATCTACAGACAGCCGTCCAATAACGCCTACAGCGGAAAATGCAGAAGTCATATTGCCTCCAACACCCACTACCCACCTATTGCCACCCGAGGAGACAGAGGGCATGACTTCCGGCGCCGTTCAGCCCCCTGGTTCCAAAGGAGACACGCCTACACATGAAAAATCTCATAGTGCTGTTCACCACCCTGTAGACAGTGCGGACGGCAATGAATCAGAGGGCACGAGTTATACCGAGGAGGAGCTGGAAGAGgccgaagatgaagaggatagACTGATATTCAATGGAGGAGCTGGTATACCCATAGGTCCA GACGGAGTTCCTAGACCTCTGCTTCCTCCCATTTCACCTCAGCATGCTGGACGGAAATGCTTAGTTTTGGACCTTGACGAAACATTGGTACACAGTAGCTTCAAG TCCATTTCACAAGCCGACTATGTCGTGCCTGTCGAAATTGAATATCATTGGCATAATGTTTATGTGATTAAACGGCCAGGGGTGGACAATTTCCTCAAGAAGATGGGCGAAATTTATGAAATCGTTGTCTTTACTGCTAGTCTAAGCAAG TATGCGGACCCAGTTTTGGATAAACTCGACATCCACCAAGTGGTTTCCCACAGACTTTTCCGGGAAAGTTGCTACAACCACAAAGGAAATTACGTCAAG GACCTCTCGCAATTGGGCAGGCCCATCGCAGACACAATCATCCTTGACAATTCTCCTGCCTCTTACATATTCCATCCTAACAACGCCGTTCCTGTTTCCTCGTGGTTTAATGACCCCCACGATACAGAGCTTACAGATTTGGTTCCCTTCCTAACGGATCTCAGTGCAGTCGACGATGTTAGAGGCATTTTGGATGGCGCTCGGTAA
- a CDS encoding Cytoplasmic 60S subunit biogenesis factor (Cytoplasmic 60S subunit biogenesis factor SPCC550.15c) → MPDSTDPQLFTCLSCSIAFLSPEEQRIHYRSDHHRYNMKRRVASLPPISVAVFNQKVLERRAETAVMSDIRGSSCQVCNKVYTTENAYRSHLQSKKHRENETKAALKPRKPAAEAEIESAPEASASTSVPPATGAELEATPSPGPVPTSESSQAPKEPKSQSETVLEEQGDDEDEELMQSIDAKIAAARSRLSVNNCLFCNTVSASLEDNLTHMSLAHSFFIPDAEYLVDIAGLITYLGEKIAVGNVCIYCNQKGKEFRSMDAVRKHMIDKAHCKIAYDRERDRLEISDFYDFSASYPDADQVRKSSSKKKSLKESVVEDDEDEWEEDETLDDDEVDEIVDESASEESDSDADSDESDLLENQMTYGDSPFELVLPSGARIGHRTMRRYYAQSFPGAPRGSKPEDPNSGAALVRRLLADKNSALVPSRGGFGAYGRGTEVVKARNRGEAREAGRHVREFRDQRRREDFKTKVGFIHNAQKHYRDPLLQ, encoded by the exons ATGCCAGACTCTACTGATCCCCAGCTCTTCACCTGTTTATCATGTTCAATAGCGTTCCTCTCCCCAGAGGAACAGA GAATCCACTACCGCTCAGATCACCATAGGTACAACATGAAGCGTCGAGTAGCTTCGCTGCCGCCTATCAGTGTTGCAGTTTTCAACCAAAAGGTCCTTGAGAGGCGTGCAGAAACCGCAGTCATGTCCGATATCAGAGGCTCTTCATGTCAAGTTTGCAA TAAAGTATATACCACGGAAAATGCATACCGATCCCATTTGCAGTCCAAGAAACACAGGGAAAACGAAACCAAGGCCGCGCTGAAGCCTCGCAAACCTGCCGCTGAGGCAGAGATTGAGTCAGCCCCAGAGGCATCAGCTTCGACCTCGGTACCGCCAGCTACCGGTGCCGAACTTGAAGCTACACCATCTCCCGGTCCCGTTCCTACTTCAGAGTCTTCCCAGGCACCGAAAGAACCTAAATCTCAATCTGAGACTGTGTTAGAAGAACAAggcgatgacgaagatgaagaattgATGCAGAGCATCGACGCCAAAATCGCAGCCGCGCGCTCGCGTCTCTCGGTGAACAATTGTCTATTCTGCAATACGGTCTCTGCCTCGCTCGAGGATAACCTCACGCACATGTCCCTCGCACACTCGTTCTTCATCCCGGACGCCGAGTATCTTGTCGACATCGCCGGACTGATAACCTACCTCGGCGAGAAGATTGCAGTCGGCAATGTGTGCATATATTGTAATCAGAAGGGCAAGGAGTTTAGGAGTATGGATGCCGTGCGAAAACATATGATCGACAAAGCCCATTGTAAGATTGCTTATGATAGGGAAAGGGACCGCCTCGAGATCTCCGATTTTTACGACTTCAGCGCCTCTTATCCTGACGCTGATCAAGTACGAAAATCCTCTTCCAAGAAGAAATCATTGAAAGAATCTGTTgtagaggatgatgaagacgaatgggaagaggatgaaactttggatgacgatgaagtcgATGAAATCGTTGACGAATCTGCTTCTGAAGAATCCGACTCGGACGCTGATAGTGACGAGTCCGATCTTCTAGAAAACCAAATGACATATGGTGACTCACCATTTGAGCTTGTCCTTCCCTCCGGTGCACGGATAGGACACCGAACGATGCGCAGGTACTATGCACAATCGTTCCCTGGTGCACCCCGCGGAAGTAAACCTGAAGACCCCAATTCTGGCGCTGCACTTGTGCGTCGCCTTTTGGCTGATAAAAATTCAGCACTGGTTCCTAGTAGAGGTGGCTTCGGCGCTTATGGTCGTGGCACTGAAGTTGTTAAGGCCAGAAATCGAGGTGAAGCCCGTGAAGCTGGACGACATGTCCGCGAATTCCGCGATCAGAGGCGGAGAGAAGATTTCAAGACTAAAGTTGGGTTTATTCATAATGCCCAGAAACATTACAGGGATCCTC TTCTGCAATAG
- a CDS encoding putative very-long-chain (3R)-3-hydroxyacyl-CoA dehydratase, with translation MPAPQVPEKPPQTPAKSKATTQKPTKSTPLALKVYLVAYNVISTLGWAYILTLTLIHLFNLDGKADAVQAPRGKSAMSVLSRLTSTVSLPKALRFFASNNVQSRLPSYLQPIYRRSATTFSRVGPQTAFVQTFAVMEIVHVLLGWVRSPLQTTVMQVSSRLFLVWGIAEQFPEVRSNPLYTSMVLAWSATEVIRYTFYAFNLLGKNLYVLLYLRYTTFYILYPIGASSEAFLTYATLPASSPIPGWQSWLQGMWKLTDYVRGILFLIWWPGLYVMYTYMIAQRRKVLGKSAPKTLKTN, from the exons ATGCCCGCGCCGCAGGTCCCTGAAAAACCTCCCCAGACTCCCGCAAAGTCAAAGGCTACAACTCAAAAACCTACGAAAT CTACCCCTCTTGCGCTCAAAGTTTATCTAGTGGCATACAATGTCATCTCTACACTTGGATGGGCTTACATTCTTACCTTAACCCtcatccacctcttcaacctcgaCGGCAAAGCCGATGCTGTCCAAGCTCCCCGCGGAAAATCCGCCATGTCGGTACTATCTCGTTTAACCTCCACCGTGTCTTTACCCAAGGCCCTCAGATTCTTCGCGTCCAACAACGTTCAATCGCGTCTTCCTTCGTATCTGCAGCCAATCTACCGTCGCTCAGCGACGACGTTCTCCCGCGTTGGCCCGCAGACCGCGTTCGTACAAACTTTTGCTGTGATGGAAATCGTCCATGTGTTATTGGGATGGGTGCGCAGCCCATTGCAGACCACTGTTATGCAAGTCTCGAGCAGACTTTTCCTGGTCTGGGGCATTGCTGAACAATTCCCCGAG GTTCGTTCCAACCCACTGTATACCAGCATGGTTCTCGCGTGGTCTGCCACAGAAGTCATTCGGTACACCTTCTACGCATTCAACCTGCTCGGCAAAAACCTCTACGTTCTTCTTTATTTGCGTTATACGACCTTTTATATTTTGTACCCCATTGGCGCTTCATCCGAAGCCTTCCTCACCTATGCCACCCTTCCCGCCTCGTCTCCCATTCCTGGATGGCAATCATGGCTTCAGGGCATGTGGAAACTTACTGACTATGTCCGTGGCATTTTGTTCCTTATCTGGTGGCCCG GTCTCTACGTTATGTACACTTACATGATTGCGCAAAGGCGCAAAGTCCTCGGCAAATCGGCGCCAAAAACTCTGAAGACAAACTAA
- a CDS encoding Transcriptional activator HAP2, with product MQNETSERDLHADLFPNFFDNIFPDRPTANIDEEPLYVNAKQYFRILKRRVARTRLEELHRLSRQRKPYLHESRHKHAMRRPRGPGGRFLTAEEIAAQKLAAREDGPSNVDHDIEEENLQMSPDPDPEPSPIESPPPPPSFIQAQPMNVNMDYHRNHLHSLQAPTPPPPPPPQKQPQLYPQQTHHAAHNHHRQQQHQSSHLQQAQPLQPQQHQPQQHQTHQHQTQPQQQHQQQQSQPHTQQPQAQAQHHHHPGHHSHNPAAAKGALNSAPITLSSPYPTVQMHHVPHPHAHARHHHSNYAYQMYAQDSITQSNTLDMQRRTEEMIQYSTAGPSTS from the exons aTGCAGAACGAGACATCCGAGCGAGATCTCCACGCTGATCTCTTTCCAAACTTCTTCGACAATATCTTTCCAGACAGACCCACCGCCAACATCGACGAGGAGCCCCTCTATGTCAATGCAAAACAGTACTTTCGCATCCTCAAGCGCAGAGTCGCCAGGACCCGCCTCGAGGAGCTTCACCGCCTCTCCAGGCAGCGCAAg CCATATCTCCACGAGTCCCGCCACAAGCACGCTATGAGGCGTCCAAGGGGCCCCGGTGGTCGCTTCCTCACCGCAGAGGAGATTGCTGCCCAAAAACTTGCTGCCCGGGAGGACGGCCCATCCAATGTCGATCACGACATAGAGGAGGAAAATCTCCAGATGTCTCCAGACCCTGACCCGGAGCCGTCTCCAATAGAGtccccgccgccgcccccgTCTTTCATACAGGCGCAGCCTATGAATGTTAACATGGACTATCATAGGAATCATCTCCATTCTCTCCAGGCCCCAACCCCACCGCCCCCACCGCCCCCTCAGAAACAGCCCCAGCTGTATCCTCAGCAGACCCACCATGCTGCCCATAATCACCAtcgccagcagcagcaccagtcCTCGCATCTCCAGCAGGCACAACCACTTCAGCCACAGCAGCATCAGCCACAGCAGCACCAGACACATCAACACCAGACACAACCCCAACAgcaacaccagcagcagcagtcgcAACCACATACCCAGCAGCCCCAGGCCCAGGCCCAGCACCATCATCACCCAGGCCACCATTCCCACAACCCTGCTGCAGCAAAGGGGGCCCTGAACTCGGCTCCCATTACCCTCAGTTCTCCTTATCCTACAGTCCAGATGCATCATGTTCCCCATCCTCACGCCCATGCCAGGCATCACCATTCAAACTATGCATACCAGATGTACGCCCAGGACTCGATCACCCAGTCAAACACCCTCGACATGCAGCGCCGCACTGAAGAGATGATCCAATACAGCACTGCCGGTCCATCAACTTCCTAA
- a CDS encoding Protein phosphatase 2C-like protein C10F6.17c (Protein phosphatase 2C homolog C10F6.17c), whose translation MDAKLKALKVVDLRNILATARVQVPAKATKNDLIAKILASNAALDTYAALYPPDDLLAPPEEVDWNEDQIDTPPPQQQQQQQQQKVAPAPAPAPEPAPQSAPTPAPAPVAPSDTTQSSAEDIELEKRKQRAARFGIPLVEPHQKKTRPAAKSAAVAASIDPKVLEQRAARFGLNTQAPDAKANSNGKKRSAPTTQDVDPEELERRRKRAERFGTGIPRIQPNMTPELVKKTTDMGWSQTDALWVYTSLPEPLLSSELERLSFAHTKCDTDVVGFQPCPNPEETSQDRFVINDWPLPNGTWIFRAIFDGHAGHETADYASSALPDIIKGALTAVVEKDAHPSSSAVSEALSNAISSFDKGIGQAIVDLFPDEQALAEMPIEDIQRIINDNGPNSATILKGMRGTTALVSLADPAKANIWVASLGDCAAVLGLKEISGEWNAQVLSKAHNGENDVEEERVRQEHPGEEECMMDNRVLGAIAVTRAIGDFSFKLPAIYTERVFLNSNPGFLVPDKVRGYIGRSKTPPYMTGVPEVEHINLKALNATSTFLIMCSDGLTDLYDDRLKLNEVLASRWVGIVGEQYGLKDRKNLALTLLRDGLGADEENKGEKISRMITVEMAFKWMDDTTILVVPL comes from the exons ATGGACGCTAAGCTCAAGGCCCTCAAGGTCGTCGACCTCCGCAATATCCTCGCCACCGCCCGCGTCCAAGTCCCCGCAAAGGCAACAAAGAACGACCTCATCGCCAAGATCCTCGCCAGCAACGCCGCCCTCGACACATATGCTGCTCTCTACCCCCCGGACGACCTGCTCGCTCCACCCGAAGA GGTTGACTGGAACGAGGACCAAATAGACACACCACcgcctcagcagcagcagcagcagcagcagcagaaggTTGCCcccgcaccagcaccagcaccagaaCCCGCCCCACAGTCGGCCCCCACACCCGCCCCTGCCCCTGTCGCACCCTCAGACACCACACAGTCCTCTGCAGAGGACATTGAACTCGAAAAGCGCAAGCAAAGGGCTGCCCGCTTCGGCATTCCTCTTGTCGAACCCCACCAAAAGAAAACCCGACCAGCAGCCAAGTCTGCTGCCGTTGCTGCCTCAATT GACCCAAAAGTGCTAGAACAACGCGCTGCCCGCTTCGGTCTCAACACCCAGGCTCCAGACGCCAAAGCCAACAGCAATGGCAAAAAACGCTCCGCCCCCACAACACAAGACGTCGATCCAGAGGAGCTGGAGAGGCGCAGAAAGCGCGCAGAGCGTTTTGGCACAGGC ATACCCCGCATTCAACCAAACATGACTCCCGAGCTAGTCAAGAAGACCACTGATATGGGCTGGAGCCAAACAGACGCCCTGTGGGTATACACTTCGCTTCCTGAACCCCTCTTATCCTCAGAGCTTGAGCGCCTATCGTTCGCGCATACAAAATGCGACACGGACGTCGTCGGTTTTCAACCTTGCCCCAATCCTGAAGAGACCAGCCAAGATCGTTTCGTCATCAATGACTGGCCACTGCCAAATGGGACTTGGATCTTTCGTGCCATTTTTGACG GCCACGCTGGCCACGAAACGGCCGACTATGCGTCTTCGGCGCTGCCTGACATCATCAAAGGCGCCCTTACCGCGGTTGTGGAGAAAGACGCCCacccttcctcttctgccGTGTCCGAGGCTTTATCGAACGCCATTTCCTCCTTTGACAAAGGAATTGGCCAGGCCATCGTGGATCTCTTTCCTGATGAACAGGCGTTGGCTGAAATGCCCATCGAGGATATCCAGCGTATTATCAATGACAACGGGCCCAACTCTGCCACCATCTTGAAGGGCATGCGAGGCACAACTGCTCTTGTTTCTTTGGCTGATCCAGCCAAAGCGAACATCTGGGTCGCGAGTTTGGGCGACTGTGCTGCAG TACTCGGTCTCAAAGAAATTTCAGGCGAGTGGAATGCGCAGGTACTCAGCAAAGCTCATAATGGCGAGAATGAtgtggaagaggagagggTAAGGCAGGAACACCCCGGGGAAGAGGAATGCATGATGGACAACCGCGTCTTGGGCGCCATCGCAGTCACCCGAG CCATCGGAGATTTCAGCTTTAAACTGCCTGCCATATATACAGAACGCGTCTTCCTCAATTCCAACCCGGGATTCCTCGTGCCAGATAAAGTGCGTGGCTACATTGGGAGGAGCAAGACGCCACCGTACATGACCGGTGTGCCTGAAGTCGAGCACATTAATTTGAAAGCCCTCAACGCAACCTCGACGTTTCTAATTATGTGTTCTGACGGATTGACAGACCTTTACGACGACAGGCTGAAGCTGAATGAGGTGCTCGCATCCCGATGGGTGGGAATCGTAGGCGAGCAGTACGGGTTGAAAGACCGCAAGAATTTAGCGCTAACTCTGCTGCGCGATGGACTGGGAGCTGACGAGGAAAACAAGGGGGAAAAGATTTCGCGAATGATCACGGTCGAAATGGCGTTCAAGTGGATGGACGACACGACTATTCTTGTCGTTCCATTGTAA